The Microbacterium paraoxydans genome includes a window with the following:
- a CDS encoding carbohydrate ABC transporter permease, which yields MTITSSVRTGSSVTETRRITVPDPKAAPRPKPRVTVGGVVRLVGLGLWLLITLFPLYWITLTAFKSPGTINRFPIEYWPSEPSLDNFTSLFEKSSFGTFLANSAIVAVSAGAVATLIALLSAYVLARFEFRGKGTVLIAFLLTQMIPAFIALGPLYSMMTDLGLVDTKPGLILVYIAICIPFSTVMLRGFFENVPDALEEAAMIDGCSRLGALFRVLVPVMTPGIIAAFIFNFVNCWNELFLSVVLMNTDANRTVPSALNGFISTFNIDWGSMSAAAVLTILPTMVMFALASRWIVQGLTAGAVKE from the coding sequence ATGACCATCACCTCATCCGTCCGGACCGGCTCCTCGGTCACCGAGACCCGTCGCATCACGGTGCCCGACCCGAAGGCCGCCCCGCGCCCCAAGCCCCGCGTCACGGTGGGCGGCGTGGTGCGTCTCGTCGGCCTGGGCCTGTGGCTGCTCATCACGCTGTTCCCGCTGTACTGGATCACGCTCACCGCGTTCAAGTCGCCGGGGACCATCAACCGCTTCCCGATCGAGTACTGGCCGAGCGAGCCCTCGCTGGACAACTTCACGAGCCTGTTCGAGAAGAGCTCCTTCGGGACGTTCCTGGCGAACTCGGCCATCGTGGCGGTGTCGGCCGGCGCGGTGGCGACGCTCATCGCCCTGCTCAGCGCCTACGTGCTGGCGCGGTTCGAGTTCCGCGGCAAGGGCACGGTGCTCATCGCGTTCCTGCTGACGCAGATGATCCCGGCGTTCATCGCCCTCGGACCGCTGTACTCGATGATGACCGACCTGGGACTCGTCGACACCAAGCCCGGCCTCATCCTCGTCTACATCGCGATCTGCATCCCGTTCTCCACGGTCATGCTGCGGGGCTTCTTCGAGAACGTCCCCGATGCGCTCGAAGAGGCGGCGATGATCGACGGCTGCTCCCGCCTGGGCGCGCTGTTCCGGGTGCTCGTGCCGGTGATGACCCCCGGCATCATCGCGGCGTTCATCTTCAACTTCGTGAACTGCTGGAACGAGCTGTTCCTGTCGGTCGTGCTGATGAACACCGATGCGAACCGCACAGTCCCATCGGCGCTGAACGGCTTCATCTCCACGTTCAACATCGACTGGGGCTCCATGAGCGCCGCGGCCGTGCTGACGATCCTCCCGACGATGGTGATGTTCGCCCTCGCCAGCCGCTGGATCGTCCAGGGCCTCACGGCCGGGGCCGTCAAGGAGTAA